A DNA window from Chloroflexota bacterium contains the following coding sequences:
- a CDS encoding sigma-70 family RNA polymerase sigma factor, producing MRSTIIDTRQEVILVLSEEYLVQQAVNGDQAAFTQLYNQNFDKIYRYIYVKVRNQVEAEDLTQDVFIKALESIGSYQWRALPFAAWLFKIAHNRVIDRMRKQSKEKRASLEEAYAHSMEDPVQMTERNFEVYQLKQALEQLPEAQREVAMLRFIGQLSIAEVAKTLGKSEGTVKALQFNATASLRKALYGKWDD from the coding sequence AATAGACACCAGGCAAGAGGTTATCCTGGTGCTAAGTGAAGAATATTTAGTACAGCAGGCAGTAAATGGTGATCAAGCAGCCTTTACGCAGCTATACAACCAGAACTTTGATAAAATTTATCGTTATATCTATGTCAAGGTTAGAAATCAAGTTGAGGCGGAGGACTTAACTCAGGATGTATTTATTAAAGCGCTTGAATCGATTGGCTCTTACCAGTGGCGTGCCCTACCATTTGCCGCTTGGTTATTCAAGATCGCCCACAACAGGGTAATCGACCGTATGAGAAAACAGTCTAAGGAAAAAAGGGCCAGTCTCGAGGAAGCCTACGCACATAGCATGGAGGACCCGGTGCAGATGACAGAGCGGAATTTTGAAGTTTACCAACTGAAGCAAGCATTGGAACAGTTGCCAGAGGCCCAGCGAGAGGTAGCCATGCTCCGCTTCATTGGGCAATTGTCAATTGCTGAGGTGGCTAAAACGCTGGGTAAAAGCGAGGGGACAGTAAAGGCATTACAGTTCAATGCTACGGCCTCACTAAGAAAGGCCCTTTACGGGAAATGGGATGACTAG